From Carassius auratus strain Wakin chromosome 22, ASM336829v1, whole genome shotgun sequence, a single genomic window includes:
- the LOC113040332 gene encoding NACHT, LRR and PYD domains-containing protein 3-like isoform X6: MEISERSSSPDPSCVSLKSDASMGDPPKLSAEPVTSDPRVTRRKSQRSSSPDPSCVSLKSDASMGDPPKLSAEPVTSDTRVTRRKSQRSSSPDPSCMSLKSDASMGDPPKLSAEPVTSDPRVTRRKSQRSSSPDPSGVSLKSDASMGDPPKLSAEPVTSDPRDDQIRAQDPPQAVNDELQRVKEQHKTSMKNKYERLCEGLKLQENESLLNSIYTQLYIIEGEREAVNQEHEVLQMEKTARTQHSQDTPIYCNDIFKASAEAGCEEKEQIKTVLTKGIAGIGKTVSVQKFILDWAEGKANQDVDFMFVLPFRELNLIRDHQYSLHRLLLDFHPELQDLDSQIYEECKVVFIFDGLDESRITLMFSDAQKVCDVTETSSVAVLMSKLMKGELLPSALIWITSRPAAANQIPSEYIHRLTEIQGFTEPQKEEYFRKRISDEHQASRIISHIRRARSLHIMCHIPVFCWISSTVLQKLLEEDLRAEIPQTLTEMYIHFLLIQINMRKQKYEERDPEKLLPSNREVIVKLSEVAFKQLMKGNVMFYEEDLIESGIDVTDASVYSGICTEILKQESVIHQRKVYSFIHLSVQEFLAAFYLLYCYLTKNKKPLHEFRSYGFNKDSLYDLLRSAVNKALKSENGRLDLFLRFLLGVSLESNQRLLQDLLTHTENSSETISRTTWYIKERITYQDDSHPLSAVKSINLFLCLLEVKDQTLSREIQEFVKSDKHSEEKLSPGHCSTISYMLQMSEEPLDELNPMKYNTSAEGRRRLIPAVIKCRKARLAGCDLTAQCCERLSSALQSSNCVLRELDLSYNDLQDSGVKFISDGLKSQNYQLQILSLAGCDLTAQCCERLSSALQSSNCVLRELDLRNNDLQDSGVKFISDGLKSQNCQLQILRLSGCMVTEEGCGYLSSALSSNPSHLRELDLSYNHPGESGVKLLKHKLQDPNYKLQILNVDHGGEIRMRTGLRKYACELTLDPNTAHTRLVLSDENKKITLVKDHQLYPDHPERFDRVHPQVLCVESLTGRCYWETEWSRRAAISVSYKGINRKGGRRDCMFGLNDKSWSLFCSDNSFSVRHDEIIPVLSADPSSCKRAGVYVDVSAGVLSFYSVSDTHTLTHLHTLNTTFTEPLYAGFRLYYPDSSVSLCDIK; the protein is encoded by the exons atggagatcagtgagagatcttcatctccagatcccagctgtgtgtctctgaagagtgaTGCATCCATGGGAGATCCTCCTAAACTCAGTGCTgaaccagtgacctctgaccccag agtCACCAGGAGGAAGAGTCAGAGATCTTCATCTCCAGATcccagctgtgtgtctctgaagagtgaTGCATCCATGGGAGATCCTCCTAAACTCAGTGCTGAACCAGTGACCTCTGACACCAG agtCACCAGGAGGAAGAGTCAGAGATCTTCATCTCCAGATCCCAGCTGTATGTCTCTGAAGAGTGATGCATCCATGGGAGATCCTCCTAAACTCAGTGCTgaaccagtgacctctgaccccag agtCACCAGGAGGAAGAGTCAGAGATCTTCATCTCCAGATCCCAGCGgtgtgtctctgaagagtgaTGCATCCATGGGAGATCCTCCTAAACTCAGTGCTgaaccagtgacctctgaccccag AGACGATCAGATACGAGCCCAGGATCCTCCTCAAGCAGTGAATGATGAACTACAGAGAGTCAAAgagcagcacaaaaccagcatgaagaacaagtatgagagattatgtgagggactgaaactccaggagaatgaaagcctcctgaacagcatctacacacagctctacatcatagagggagagagagaagcagtgaatcaagaacatgaggttttacagatggagaaaacagccagaacacaacactcacaagacactccaatctactgcaatgacatctttaaagcctccgctgaagcaggatgtgaggagaaagagcagatcaagactgttcttactaaaggcatcgctggaatcggaaaaaccgtctctgtgcagaagttcattctggactgggccgagggaaaagccaatcaggatgtagatttcatgtttgtgcttccatttcgagagctgaacttgatcagagatcatcagtacagtcttcacagacttctgctggactttcatcctgaacttcaagatctggactcacagatttatgaggagtgtaaagttgtgttcatctttgatggtctggatgaaagcagaatcacactgatgttttcagacgctcagaaagtttgtgatgtgactgagacttcatcagtggctgtgttgatgtcaaagctgatgaaaggagagctgcttccctctgctctcatctggatcacctccagaccagcagcagccaatcagatcccctccgaatacatccaccgtctgacagaaattcagggattcactgagcctcagaaggaggaatatttcaggaagagaatcagtgatgagcatcaagccagcagaatcatctcacacatcagaagagcaagaagcctccacatcatgtgccacatccccgtcttctgctggatctcatccactgtgcttcagaagctcctggaagaagatctgagagcagaaatccctcaaactctgactgaaatgtacatccacttcctgctgattcagatcaacatgaggaagcagaagtatgaagagagagatccagagaaactcctgccgtccaacagagaagtgattgtgaaactttctgaagtggctttcaaacagctgatgaagggcaatgtgatgttctatgaggaggacctgattgagagcggcatagacgtcactgacgcctcggtgtattctgggatttgcactgagatcttgaagcaggaatctgtgattcatcagaggaaagtctacagcttcattcatctgagcgtTCAGGAGTTTCTCGCTGCTTTCTATCTGCTTTACTGCTATTTAACAAAGAACAAGAAACCACTGCATGAATTCAGATCTTACGGATTTAATAAAGACTCTCTGTATGATTTACTAAGATCAGCAGTAAATAAAGCTCTCAAGAGTGAGAATGGACGTCTGGATctgttcctgcggttcctgctgggcgtctcactggagtccaatcagagactcttacaggatctactgacacacacagagaacagctcagagaCCATCAGCAGAACCACATGGTACATTAAAGAGAGGATCACATATCAAGATGATAGTCATCCTCTCTCAGCTGTTAAGTCgatcaatctgttcctctgtctgctggaagtgaaagatcagactctgtccagagagattcaggagtttgtgaaatcagacaaacactcagagGAGAAACTCTCTCCTGGTCACTGCTCAACAATCTcctacatgcttcagatgtcagaggaGCCTCTGGATGAACTGAACCCcatgaaatacaacacatcagctgaggggagaagaagactgataccagctgtgatcAAGTGCAGAAAAGCTCG TCTTGCTGGCTGTGATCTCACTGCTCAGTGTTGTGAGAGATtgtcttcagctctacaatcctcaaactgtgtcctgagagagctggatctgagttacaatgacctgcaggactctggagtaaagtttatttctgatggactgaagagtcagAACTATcagctgcagatactgag TCTTGCTGGCTGTGATCTCACTGCTCAGTGTTGTGAGAGATTGTCAtcagctctacaatcctcaaactgtgtcctgagagagctggatctgaggaacaatgacctgcaggactctggagtaaagtttatttctgatggactgaagagtcagaactgtcagctgcagatactgag gttgtctggctgtatggtgacagaggaaggctgtggttatttgtcttcagctctgagttcaaacccctcacacctgagagagctggatctgagctacaatcacccaggagaATCAGGAGTCAAGCTGCTCAAACACAAACTGCAGGATCCAAACTATAAACTGCAGATACTCAA tgtGGATCATGGAGGAGAGATCAGGATGAGAACGGGACTACGAAAGT ATGCCTGTGAactcacactggatccaaacacagcacacactcgACTCGTTCTGTCTGATGAGAACAAGAAGATCACATTAGTGAAAGATCATCAgctgtatcctgatcatccagagagatttgatcGTGTTCATCCTCAGGTTCTGTGTGTTGAGAGTCtgactggacgctgttactgggagactgAATGGAGCAGACGAGCTGCTATATCAGTGTCCTATAAAGGAATCAACAGGAAAGGAGGAAGGAGAGATTGTATGTTTGGATTGAATGATAAATCCTGGAGTCTGTTCTGCTCTGATAACAGTTTCTCTGTCCGTCACGATGAGATCATACCTGTTCTATCTGCTGACCCTTCATCCTGTAAGAGAGCAGGAGTGTATGTGGATGTGTCTGCTGGtgttctgtccttctacagcgtctctgacacacacacactcacacacttacacacactcaacaccacattcactgaacccctctaTGCTGGATTTAGACTTTATTATCCTGATTCctcagtgtctctgtgtgatATTAAATGA
- the LOC113040332 gene encoding NACHT, LRR and PYD domains-containing protein 12-like isoform X1 yields MEISERSSSPDPSCVSLKSDASMGDPPKLSAEPVTSDPRVTRRKSQRSSSPDPSCVSLKSDASMGDPPKLSAEPVTSDTRVTRRKSQRSSSPDPSCMSLKSDASMGDPPKLSAEPVTSDPRVTRRKSQRSSSPDPSGVSLKSDASMGDPPKLSAEPVTSDPRDDQIRAQDPPQAVNDELQRVKEQHKTSMKNKYERLCEGLKLQENESLLNSIYTQLYIIEGEREAVNQEHEVLQMEKTARTQHSQDTPIYCNDIFKASAEAGCEEKEQIKTVLTKGIAGIGKTVSVQKFILDWAEGKANQDVDFMFVLPFRELNLIRDHQYSLHRLLLDFHPELQDLDSQIYEECKVVFIFDGLDESRITLMFSDAQKVCDVTETSSVAVLMSKLMKGELLPSALIWITSRPAAANQIPSEYIHRLTEIQGFTEPQKEEYFRKRISDEHQASRIISHIRRARSLHIMCHIPVFCWISSTVLQKLLEEDLRAEIPQTLTEMYIHFLLIQINMRKQKYEERDPEKLLPSNREVIVKLSEVAFKQLMKGNVMFYEEDLIESGIDVTDASVYSGICTEILKQESVIHQRKVYSFIHLSVQEFLAAFYLLYCYLTKNKKPLHEFRSYGFNKDSLYDLLRSAVNKALKSENGRLDLFLRFLLGVSLESNQRLLQDLLTHTENSSETISRTTWYIKERITYQDDSHPLSAVKSINLFLCLLEVKDQTLSREIQEFVKSDKHSEEKLSPGHCSTISYMLQMSEEPLDELNPMKYNTSAEGRRRLIPAVIKCRKARLAGCDLTAQCCERLSSALQSSNCVLRELDLSYNDLQDSGVKFISDGLKSQNYQLQILRFSGCKLTAQCCESLSSALQSSNCVLRELDLRNNDLQDSGVKFISDGLKSQNCQLQILSLAGCDLTAQCCERLSSALQSSNCVLRELDLRNNDLQDSGVKFISDGLKSQNCQLQILRLSGCMVTEEGCGYLSSALSSNPSHLRELDLSYNHPGESGVKLLKHKLQDPNYKLQILNVDHGGEIRMRTGLRKYACELTLDPNTAHTRLVLSDENKKITLVKDHQLYPDHPERFDRVHPQVLCVESLTGRCYWETEWSRRAAISVSYKGINRKGGRRDCMFGLNDKSWSLFCSDNSFSVRHDEIIPVLSADPSSCKRAGVYVDVSAGVLSFYSVSDTHTLTHLHTLNTTFTEPLYAGFRLYYPDSSVSLCDIK; encoded by the exons atggagatcagtgagagatcttcatctccagatcccagctgtgtgtctctgaagagtgaTGCATCCATGGGAGATCCTCCTAAACTCAGTGCTgaaccagtgacctctgaccccag agtCACCAGGAGGAAGAGTCAGAGATCTTCATCTCCAGATcccagctgtgtgtctctgaagagtgaTGCATCCATGGGAGATCCTCCTAAACTCAGTGCTGAACCAGTGACCTCTGACACCAG agtCACCAGGAGGAAGAGTCAGAGATCTTCATCTCCAGATCCCAGCTGTATGTCTCTGAAGAGTGATGCATCCATGGGAGATCCTCCTAAACTCAGTGCTgaaccagtgacctctgaccccag agtCACCAGGAGGAAGAGTCAGAGATCTTCATCTCCAGATCCCAGCGgtgtgtctctgaagagtgaTGCATCCATGGGAGATCCTCCTAAACTCAGTGCTgaaccagtgacctctgaccccag AGACGATCAGATACGAGCCCAGGATCCTCCTCAAGCAGTGAATGATGAACTACAGAGAGTCAAAgagcagcacaaaaccagcatgaagaacaagtatgagagattatgtgagggactgaaactccaggagaatgaaagcctcctgaacagcatctacacacagctctacatcatagagggagagagagaagcagtgaatcaagaacatgaggttttacagatggagaaaacagccagaacacaacactcacaagacactccaatctactgcaatgacatctttaaagcctccgctgaagcaggatgtgaggagaaagagcagatcaagactgttcttactaaaggcatcgctggaatcggaaaaaccgtctctgtgcagaagttcattctggactgggccgagggaaaagccaatcaggatgtagatttcatgtttgtgcttccatttcgagagctgaacttgatcagagatcatcagtacagtcttcacagacttctgctggactttcatcctgaacttcaagatctggactcacagatttatgaggagtgtaaagttgtgttcatctttgatggtctggatgaaagcagaatcacactgatgttttcagacgctcagaaagtttgtgatgtgactgagacttcatcagtggctgtgttgatgtcaaagctgatgaaaggagagctgcttccctctgctctcatctggatcacctccagaccagcagcagccaatcagatcccctccgaatacatccaccgtctgacagaaattcagggattcactgagcctcagaaggaggaatatttcaggaagagaatcagtgatgagcatcaagccagcagaatcatctcacacatcagaagagcaagaagcctccacatcatgtgccacatccccgtcttctgctggatctcatccactgtgcttcagaagctcctggaagaagatctgagagcagaaatccctcaaactctgactgaaatgtacatccacttcctgctgattcagatcaacatgaggaagcagaagtatgaagagagagatccagagaaactcctgccgtccaacagagaagtgattgtgaaactttctgaagtggctttcaaacagctgatgaagggcaatgtgatgttctatgaggaggacctgattgagagcggcatagacgtcactgacgcctcggtgtattctgggatttgcactgagatcttgaagcaggaatctgtgattcatcagaggaaagtctacagcttcattcatctgagcgtTCAGGAGTTTCTCGCTGCTTTCTATCTGCTTTACTGCTATTTAACAAAGAACAAGAAACCACTGCATGAATTCAGATCTTACGGATTTAATAAAGACTCTCTGTATGATTTACTAAGATCAGCAGTAAATAAAGCTCTCAAGAGTGAGAATGGACGTCTGGATctgttcctgcggttcctgctgggcgtctcactggagtccaatcagagactcttacaggatctactgacacacacagagaacagctcagagaCCATCAGCAGAACCACATGGTACATTAAAGAGAGGATCACATATCAAGATGATAGTCATCCTCTCTCAGCTGTTAAGTCgatcaatctgttcctctgtctgctggaagtgaaagatcagactctgtccagagagattcaggagtttgtgaaatcagacaaacactcagagGAGAAACTCTCTCCTGGTCACTGCTCAACAATCTcctacatgcttcagatgtcagaggaGCCTCTGGATGAACTGAACCCcatgaaatacaacacatcagctgaggggagaagaagactgataccagctgtgatcAAGTGCAGAAAAGCTCG TCTTGCTGGCTGTGATCTCACTGCTCAGTGTTGTGAGAGATtgtcttcagctctacaatcctcaaactgtgtcctgagagagctggatctgagttacaatgacctgcaggactctggagtaaagtttatttctgatggactgaagagtcagAACTATcagctgcagatactgag ATTTTCTGGCTGTAAACTCACTGCTCAGTGTTGTGAGAgtttgtcttcagctctacaatcctcaaactgtgtcctgagagagctggatctgaggaacaatgacctgcaggactctggtgtaaagtttatttctgatggactgaagagtcagaactgtcagctgcagatactgag TCTTGCTGGCTGTGATCTCACTGCTCAGTGTTGTGAGAGATTGTCAtcagctctacaatcctcaaactgtgtcctgagagagctggatctgaggaacaatgacctgcaggactctggagtaaagtttatttctgatggactgaagagtcagaactgtcagctgcagatactgag gttgtctggctgtatggtgacagaggaaggctgtggttatttgtcttcagctctgagttcaaacccctcacacctgagagagctggatctgagctacaatcacccaggagaATCAGGAGTCAAGCTGCTCAAACACAAACTGCAGGATCCAAACTATAAACTGCAGATACTCAA tgtGGATCATGGAGGAGAGATCAGGATGAGAACGGGACTACGAAAGT ATGCCTGTGAactcacactggatccaaacacagcacacactcgACTCGTTCTGTCTGATGAGAACAAGAAGATCACATTAGTGAAAGATCATCAgctgtatcctgatcatccagagagatttgatcGTGTTCATCCTCAGGTTCTGTGTGTTGAGAGTCtgactggacgctgttactgggagactgAATGGAGCAGACGAGCTGCTATATCAGTGTCCTATAAAGGAATCAACAGGAAAGGAGGAAGGAGAGATTGTATGTTTGGATTGAATGATAAATCCTGGAGTCTGTTCTGCTCTGATAACAGTTTCTCTGTCCGTCACGATGAGATCATACCTGTTCTATCTGCTGACCCTTCATCCTGTAAGAGAGCAGGAGTGTATGTGGATGTGTCTGCTGGtgttctgtccttctacagcgtctctgacacacacacactcacacacttacacacactcaacaccacattcactgaacccctctaTGCTGGATTTAGACTTTATTATCCTGATTCctcagtgtctctgtgtgatATTAAATGA
- the LOC113040332 gene encoding NACHT, LRR and PYD domains-containing protein 3-like isoform X5: MEISERSSSPDPSCVSLKSDASMGDPPKLSAEPVTSDPRVTRRKSQRSSSPDPSCVSLKSDASMGDPPKLSAEPVTSDTRVTRRKSQRSSSPDPSCMSLKSDASMGDPPKLSAEPVTSDPRVTRRKSQRSSSPDPSGVSLKSDASMGDPPKLSAEPVTSDPRDDQIRAQDPPQAVNDELQRVKEQHKTSMKNKYERLCEGLKLQENESLLNSIYTQLYIIEGEREAVNQEHEVLQMEKTARTQHSQDTPIYCNDIFKASAEAGCEEKEQIKTVLTKGIAGIGKTVSVQKFILDWAEGKANQDVDFMFVLPFRELNLIRDHQYSLHRLLLDFHPELQDLDSQIYEECKVVFIFDGLDESRITLMFSDAQKVCDVTETSSVAVLMSKLMKGELLPSALIWITSRPAAANQIPSEYIHRLTEIQGFTEPQKEEYFRKRISDEHQASRIISHIRRARSLHIMCHIPVFCWISSTVLQKLLEEDLRAEIPQTLTEMYIHFLLIQINMRKQKYEERDPEKLLPSNREVIVKLSEVAFKQLMKGNVMFYEEDLIESGIDVTDASVYSGICTEILKQESVIHQRKVYSFIHLSVQEFLAAFYLLYCYLTKNKKPLHEFRSYGFNKDSLYDLLRSAVNKALKSENGRLDLFLRFLLGVSLESNQRLLQDLLTHTENSSETISRTTWYIKERITYQDDSHPLSAVKSINLFLCLLEVKDQTLSREIQEFVKSDKHSEEKLSPGHCSTISYMLQMSEEPLDELNPMKYNTSAEGRRRLIPAVIKCRKARLAGCDLTAQCCERLSSALQSSNCVLRELDLSYNDLQDSGVKFISDGLKSQNYQLQILRFSGCKLTAQCCESLSSALQSSNCVLRELDLRNNDLQDSGVKFISDGLKSQNCQLQILRLSGCMVTEEGCGYLSSALSSNPSHLRELDLSYNHPGESGVKLLKHKLQDPNYKLQILNVDHGGEIRMRTGLRKYACELTLDPNTAHTRLVLSDENKKITLVKDHQLYPDHPERFDRVHPQVLCVESLTGRCYWETEWSRRAAISVSYKGINRKGGRRDCMFGLNDKSWSLFCSDNSFSVRHDEIIPVLSADPSSCKRAGVYVDVSAGVLSFYSVSDTHTLTHLHTLNTTFTEPLYAGFRLYYPDSSVSLCDIK, encoded by the exons atggagatcagtgagagatcttcatctccagatcccagctgtgtgtctctgaagagtgaTGCATCCATGGGAGATCCTCCTAAACTCAGTGCTgaaccagtgacctctgaccccag agtCACCAGGAGGAAGAGTCAGAGATCTTCATCTCCAGATcccagctgtgtgtctctgaagagtgaTGCATCCATGGGAGATCCTCCTAAACTCAGTGCTGAACCAGTGACCTCTGACACCAG agtCACCAGGAGGAAGAGTCAGAGATCTTCATCTCCAGATCCCAGCTGTATGTCTCTGAAGAGTGATGCATCCATGGGAGATCCTCCTAAACTCAGTGCTgaaccagtgacctctgaccccag agtCACCAGGAGGAAGAGTCAGAGATCTTCATCTCCAGATCCCAGCGgtgtgtctctgaagagtgaTGCATCCATGGGAGATCCTCCTAAACTCAGTGCTgaaccagtgacctctgaccccag AGACGATCAGATACGAGCCCAGGATCCTCCTCAAGCAGTGAATGATGAACTACAGAGAGTCAAAgagcagcacaaaaccagcatgaagaacaagtatgagagattatgtgagggactgaaactccaggagaatgaaagcctcctgaacagcatctacacacagctctacatcatagagggagagagagaagcagtgaatcaagaacatgaggttttacagatggagaaaacagccagaacacaacactcacaagacactccaatctactgcaatgacatctttaaagcctccgctgaagcaggatgtgaggagaaagagcagatcaagactgttcttactaaaggcatcgctggaatcggaaaaaccgtctctgtgcagaagttcattctggactgggccgagggaaaagccaatcaggatgtagatttcatgtttgtgcttccatttcgagagctgaacttgatcagagatcatcagtacagtcttcacagacttctgctggactttcatcctgaacttcaagatctggactcacagatttatgaggagtgtaaagttgtgttcatctttgatggtctggatgaaagcagaatcacactgatgttttcagacgctcagaaagtttgtgatgtgactgagacttcatcagtggctgtgttgatgtcaaagctgatgaaaggagagctgcttccctctgctctcatctggatcacctccagaccagcagcagccaatcagatcccctccgaatacatccaccgtctgacagaaattcagggattcactgagcctcagaaggaggaatatttcaggaagagaatcagtgatgagcatcaagccagcagaatcatctcacacatcagaagagcaagaagcctccacatcatgtgccacatccccgtcttctgctggatctcatccactgtgcttcagaagctcctggaagaagatctgagagcagaaatccctcaaactctgactgaaatgtacatccacttcctgctgattcagatcaacatgaggaagcagaagtatgaagagagagatccagagaaactcctgccgtccaacagagaagtgattgtgaaactttctgaagtggctttcaaacagctgatgaagggcaatgtgatgttctatgaggaggacctgattgagagcggcatagacgtcactgacgcctcggtgtattctgggatttgcactgagatcttgaagcaggaatctgtgattcatcagaggaaagtctacagcttcattcatctgagcgtTCAGGAGTTTCTCGCTGCTTTCTATCTGCTTTACTGCTATTTAACAAAGAACAAGAAACCACTGCATGAATTCAGATCTTACGGATTTAATAAAGACTCTCTGTATGATTTACTAAGATCAGCAGTAAATAAAGCTCTCAAGAGTGAGAATGGACGTCTGGATctgttcctgcggttcctgctgggcgtctcactggagtccaatcagagactcttacaggatctactgacacacacagagaacagctcagagaCCATCAGCAGAACCACATGGTACATTAAAGAGAGGATCACATATCAAGATGATAGTCATCCTCTCTCAGCTGTTAAGTCgatcaatctgttcctctgtctgctggaagtgaaagatcagactctgtccagagagattcaggagtttgtgaaatcagacaaacactcagagGAGAAACTCTCTCCTGGTCACTGCTCAACAATCTcctacatgcttcagatgtcagaggaGCCTCTGGATGAACTGAACCCcatgaaatacaacacatcagctgaggggagaagaagactgataccagctgtgatcAAGTGCAGAAAAGCTCG TCTTGCTGGCTGTGATCTCACTGCTCAGTGTTGTGAGAGATtgtcttcagctctacaatcctcaaactgtgtcctgagagagctggatctgagttacaatgacctgcaggactctggagtaaagtttatttctgatggactgaagagtcagAACTATcagctgcagatactgag ATTTTCTGGCTGTAAACTCACTGCTCAGTGTTGTGAGAgtttgtcttcagctctacaatcctcaaactgtgtcctgagagagctggatctgaggaacaatgacctgcaggactctggtgtaaagtttatttctgatggactgaagagtcagaactgtcagctgcagatactgag gttgtctggctgtatggtgacagaggaaggctgtggttatttgtcttcagctctgagttcaaacccctcacacctgagagagctggatctgagctacaatcacccaggagaATCAGGAGTCAAGCTGCTCAAACACAAACTGCAGGATCCAAACTATAAACTGCAGATACTCAA tgtGGATCATGGAGGAGAGATCAGGATGAGAACGGGACTACGAAAGT ATGCCTGTGAactcacactggatccaaacacagcacacactcgACTCGTTCTGTCTGATGAGAACAAGAAGATCACATTAGTGAAAGATCATCAgctgtatcctgatcatccagagagatttgatcGTGTTCATCCTCAGGTTCTGTGTGTTGAGAGTCtgactggacgctgttactgggagactgAATGGAGCAGACGAGCTGCTATATCAGTGTCCTATAAAGGAATCAACAGGAAAGGAGGAAGGAGAGATTGTATGTTTGGATTGAATGATAAATCCTGGAGTCTGTTCTGCTCTGATAACAGTTTCTCTGTCCGTCACGATGAGATCATACCTGTTCTATCTGCTGACCCTTCATCCTGTAAGAGAGCAGGAGTGTATGTGGATGTGTCTGCTGGtgttctgtccttctacagcgtctctgacacacacacactcacacacttacacacactcaacaccacattcactgaacccctctaTGCTGGATTTAGACTTTATTATCCTGATTCctcagtgtctctgtgtgatATTAAATGA